Proteins co-encoded in one Malus sylvestris chromosome 9, drMalSylv7.2, whole genome shotgun sequence genomic window:
- the LOC126582690 gene encoding uncharacterized protein LOC126582690, with product MILDKGSMQSNLDCFLHCTTPVLRPQFLPKSEMRNLNRLWHPWEREKVEYFTLSDLWNCYDEWSAYGAGVPIAMDSGETLVQYYVPYLSAIQIFTSNSSVNSFREEAESGDCETRDSFSDSWSFESESDKLWRSDGCSSEDGGFEQDNLWHVNDRLGYRYFEYFERSTPYGRVPLMDKINSLAQRYPGLMSLRSVDLSPASWMAVAWYPIYHIPMGRTIKDLSTSFLTYHTLSSSFQDMDLEDDIESNEQQKRKKGEGISLPPFGLATYKMQGNVWVSGNCGKDQERLMSLLSVADSWLKQLRVKHHDFNYFTAIRRGQCHYL from the exons atgatttTGGACAAAGGGTCAATGCAATCAAACCTTGACTGCTTCCTCCATTGTACAACCCCGGTGCTCCGACCCCAATTCCTACCCAAG TCTGAGATGAGGAACCTCAATCGGCTATGGCATCCATGGGAGAGAGAAAAGGTTGAGTATTTCACATTGAGTGATCTCTGGAATTGCTATGATGAATGGAGTGCTTATGGCGCCGGAGTTCCGATCGCCATGGACAGCGGCGAGACCCTTGTGCAGTACTATGTGCCTTACCTCTCTGCTATCCAAATTTTCACTAGCAATTCATCTGTGAATAGCTTCAG GGAAGAGGCCGAGTCGGGCGACTGCGAGACTAGGGATTCGTTTAGCGATTCGTGGAGCTTTGAGAGTGAAAGTGATAAGTTGTGGAGATCGGATGGATGCTCTTCGGAAgatggcgggttcgagcaagaCAATCTCTGGCATGTGAATGATAGATTAGGGTACCGATAttttgagtattttgagagatcAACTCCCTATGGAAGAGTTCCTCTAATGGATAAG ATCAATTCGTTAGCTCAAAGATACCCTGGCTTGATGTCATTAAGGAGTGTTGATCTCTCACCAGCTAGTTGGATGGCTGTTGCTTg GTATCCAATTTATCACATTCCAATGGGAAGGACTATCAAGGATCTGTCCACATCCTTCCTCACTTACCACAccctttcatcttcttttcaaG ACATGGACCTTGAGGATGATATTGAGAGCAACGAGCAACAGAAGCGGAAGAAAGGGGAAGGCATCTCTCTCCCTCCATTTGGTTTGGCCACTTACAAGATGCAAGGAAATGTGTGGGTATCAGGCAATTGTGGAAAGGACCAAGAGAGGCTCATGTCGCTATTGAGCGTGGCGGATTCTTGGCTAAAGCAGCTTAGGGTCAAGCACCATGATTTCAACTATTTCACAGCTATTAGGCGTGGCCAGTGCCACTACCTTTAA
- the LOC126633696 gene encoding photosystem II repair protein PSB27-H1, chloroplastic-like codes for MASPTLLTPTSKLKSLPPIKSTKSTTITTTTIPQPRRREFLSFVATAAVATLSSPAWLFPLTPAACAASDEEYVKETEEIINKVRTTINMDRNDPNVASAVAELRETSNSWVAKYRREKTLLSRVSFRDIYSAINAVSGHYVSFGPTAPLPAKRKARILEEVETAEKALLRGR; via the coding sequence ATGGCCTCACCAACACTCCTAACTCCTACCTCTAAACTCAAATCTCTTCCTCCAATCAAGTCCACCAAATCCACTACCATCACCACAACCACAATCCCACAACCTCGACGCCGCGAATTCTTATCGTTCGTGGCGACAGCAGCAGTAGCAACTCTGTCCTCGCCAGCATGGCTCTTCCCGCTCACACCAGCAGCATGTGCCGCTTCGGACGAGGAGTACGTAAAAGAAACGGAGGAGATTATCAACAAGGTCAGAACGACCATTAACATGGATAGAAACGACCCCAATGTGGCTTCTGCCGTGGCGGAGCTGAGAGAAACATCAAACTCATGGGTGGCCAAGTACAGGAGGGAGAAGACTCTGCTCagtagggtttcttttagagacaTTTACTCAGCAATCAATGCGGTTTCAGGGCATTATGTTAGTTTTGGACCGACAGCTCCGCTTCCGGCGAAGAGAAAGGCTAGGATTTTAGAAGAGGTGGAAACTGCAGAGAAGGCATTGTTAAGGGGCAGATAA